A portion of the Pedobacter cryoconitis genome contains these proteins:
- a CDS encoding Lrp/AsnC family transcriptional regulator, translated as MEKKLDRIDISILKLLQGDNSRPHKQIAGVLNRSTTTISDRINKLKTEGYILTSVAVLSRRKLKQEVLAYIHLKLSHCSDEIINTFKEDISRIKEVCECCAITGEYNMKLKIVTTDNTSFSSIQRNIANIKNVQALESYVVLDDIITDTGFFF; from the coding sequence ATGGAGAAGAAGCTTGACAGAATAGATATTTCTATTCTTAAACTTTTACAAGGGGATAATTCACGTCCGCACAAACAGATTGCCGGGGTTTTAAACAGATCAACTACGACTATTAGTGACCGTATCAATAAATTAAAGACAGAGGGTTATATTCTAACATCAGTAGCAGTACTGAGCCGCAGAAAATTAAAACAAGAAGTGCTGGCTTATATTCATCTCAAACTGAGTCATTGTTCTGATGAAATCATCAATACATTCAAAGAAGATATTTCCAGGATTAAAGAGGTTTGTGAATGCTGTGCAATTACTGGAGAATATAACATGAAGCTAAAGATTGTCACCACCGATAATACATCCTTTTCAAGTATACAAAGAAACATAGCCAACATCAAAAATGTACAGGCTCTTGAAAGTTATGTAGTACTTGATGATATTATTACTGACACCGGATTCTTTTTTTAA
- a CDS encoding malate:quinone oxidoreductase, with amino-acid sequence MTSKSTNSDKAVDVVLIGAGIMSATLGVLLKELSPDLTIQIFERLDVAAAESSDAWNNAGTGHSAFCELNYTPQLADGTVETDKAVAIAESFEVSKQFWSFLVQNKLVSSPETFIKSIPHMSFVWGAENVAFLNKRFNNLQECELFKEMTYSENPEQLAEWMPLVMEGRNPEEKVAATRMMLGTDVNFGALTRMMLTTLQSKPDVAMDFNQEVRKLKQKDGLWEVKVKDEETGKRKTVKAKFVFIGAGGGSLPLLEKSDIPEGKGFGGFPVSGQWLKCVNPAVIEHHHAKVYGKASVGAPPMSVPHLDTRMIDGKKALLFGPYAGFSTRFLKNGSLLDLPLSIKANNIRPMIAAGLDNLPLTKYLIDQVRQSPEDRMEALREYLPAAEMKDWELETAGQRVQVIKKDEKHGGILEFGTEVVAAGDGSIAALLGASPGASTAVSIMITLMKRCFKEEMESEEWQTKLKQMIPSYGKTLSNDSQLCRNIRAQTTHALNLQITE; translated from the coding sequence ATGACCAGTAAAAGTACTAATTCAGATAAAGCAGTTGACGTTGTGTTAATTGGCGCCGGTATTATGAGCGCAACACTTGGTGTACTACTCAAGGAACTCTCACCGGATTTAACCATACAAATTTTTGAACGGCTTGATGTCGCGGCAGCAGAAAGTTCTGATGCCTGGAATAATGCAGGAACGGGCCACTCGGCCTTTTGTGAATTAAATTATACCCCTCAATTAGCAGATGGTACAGTAGAAACTGATAAGGCTGTAGCTATTGCTGAATCTTTTGAAGTATCGAAACAATTCTGGTCATTCCTGGTACAGAATAAATTGGTTAGTTCTCCTGAAACTTTCATTAAAAGTATTCCGCATATGAGTTTTGTATGGGGAGCGGAGAATGTTGCCTTTTTGAATAAACGTTTTAATAATTTGCAAGAATGCGAATTGTTTAAGGAGATGACTTATTCTGAAAATCCTGAACAACTGGCAGAATGGATGCCTTTGGTGATGGAAGGAAGAAACCCTGAAGAAAAAGTAGCTGCTACAAGGATGATGCTGGGTACAGATGTAAATTTTGGTGCTTTGACCAGAATGATGCTGACCACTTTGCAAAGTAAGCCTGATGTAGCAATGGATTTCAACCAGGAAGTACGTAAACTGAAACAGAAAGATGGTTTATGGGAAGTTAAAGTGAAAGATGAAGAAACTGGTAAAAGAAAAACAGTAAAAGCTAAGTTTGTTTTTATTGGTGCTGGTGGTGGTTCTCTACCTTTATTAGAGAAATCTGATATTCCTGAAGGAAAAGGTTTTGGCGGTTTTCCGGTTAGCGGACAATGGTTAAAATGTGTTAATCCGGCTGTAATTGAGCATCATCATGCTAAAGTTTATGGTAAGGCATCAGTAGGGGCTCCTCCAATGTCTGTCCCTCATTTGGATACCAGGATGATCGATGGTAAAAAAGCATTACTTTTTGGCCCTTATGCAGGATTCTCTACGCGCTTTCTGAAAAATGGTTCTTTACTTGATCTGCCACTTTCTATCAAAGCAAATAATATCCGTCCAATGATTGCAGCAGGTCTTGATAATCTGCCATTGACAAAATATCTGATAGATCAGGTCAGACAATCTCCTGAAGATCGTATGGAAGCATTGAGAGAATATCTTCCCGCTGCTGAAATGAAAGACTGGGAATTAGAAACAGCTGGTCAGCGTGTGCAGGTTATTAAAAAGGATGAAAAACATGGTGGTATCCTTGAATTTGGTACCGAAGTAGTTGCTGCGGGCGATGGCTCAATTGCTGCTTTATTGGGCGCTTCGCCAGGTGCTTCAACTGCTGTATCTATCATGATCACCCTGATGAAGCGTTGTTTTAAAGAAGAAATGGAAAGCGAAGAATGGCAAACCAAGCTTAAGCAAATGATTCCTTCGTATGGCAAAACTTTAAGTAACGATTCACAACTTTGCAGAAATATCCGTGCTCAGACTACACATGCACTTAATCTTCAAATTACTGAGTAG
- a CDS encoding lysophospholipid acyltransferase family protein, which produces MLKKAASYLAIFFIYVLSLLPLPVLYVISDFVYLLVYYVLGYRKAVVRLNLKNSFPEKGEEELLAIEKEFYKYLSGLIFEIIKMASISSGQLRRRFKFKNIDLINAYFERGESVLACSGHYGNWEWGALSIGLVLKCDTYAIYKPLSNKVFDAFFQRIRTRFGNKVVPMRQTLRVLTETKEKPTMFLFGNDQAPPKSESHYWTSFLNQQTSVQQGMEKIAIKTKRPVFYIQLTKVRRGYYEVECMPICPNPAETPINEITQKHTRLLEKLIEDEPAYWLWSHKRWKHQPTQ; this is translated from the coding sequence ATGTTAAAAAAGGCCGCCTCTTACCTAGCAATTTTTTTTATTTACGTGCTCTCTTTGTTGCCCTTACCAGTACTCTATGTAATTTCCGATTTTGTATATTTATTGGTTTACTACGTATTAGGATACCGCAAAGCTGTAGTCAGGTTAAATCTTAAAAATTCTTTCCCGGAAAAAGGAGAAGAAGAGCTTCTGGCTATAGAAAAAGAATTCTATAAATACTTGTCGGGCCTTATTTTTGAAATTATTAAAATGGCTTCTATTTCCAGCGGCCAACTGCGCAGACGCTTTAAGTTTAAGAATATTGACCTTATTAATGCATATTTTGAACGTGGAGAAAGTGTACTGGCCTGTTCAGGTCATTATGGGAATTGGGAATGGGGGGCTTTATCAATCGGGCTTGTGTTGAAATGCGATACTTATGCAATTTATAAACCATTATCCAATAAAGTCTTCGATGCTTTCTTTCAAAGAATAAGGACCAGGTTTGGAAATAAAGTGGTACCCATGCGTCAAACCCTAAGGGTATTGACAGAAACTAAAGAAAAACCGACTATGTTTTTATTTGGTAATGATCAGGCACCGCCAAAAAGTGAATCTCATTACTGGACTTCCTTTCTGAATCAACAAACTTCAGTTCAGCAGGGAATGGAGAAAATTGCTATAAAAACAAAGAGACCAGTGTTTTATATTCAGCTTACAAAAGTAAGAAGAGGATATTATGAAGTGGAGTGCATGCCTATATGCCCTAATCCCGCCGAAACCCCTATAAATGAAATAACCCAGAAGCATACCCGCCTGTTAGAAAAACTAATTGAAGACGAGCCTGCTTACTGGTTATGGAGTCATAAGCGATGGAAACATCAGCCTACTCAGTAA
- a CDS encoding sigma-70 family RNA polymerase sigma factor — MRELKIEYAITGRDMESLNIYLLEVGRIPLLTIDEEVRLAIRVMDGDQAALDCLVKTNLRFVISVAKQYQHRGLSLGDLINEGNLGLIKAASRFDNTKGFRFISFAVWWIRQAIMLAISQQTRIIRLPINMINSITKINGTISCLEQRLERLPTADEIAGEMDIKTQQVAGYLSKVRRCMSLDEILKPDFSNTLLEVTPAHQPYPDHLLILDSDRIEASQLLKILTRREEKVLSLFFGLEGVHPLSLDDIALIFKLSRERIRQLKDGGIKKLRLKLHKGKVYHKTRNS; from the coding sequence ATGCGAGAACTAAAGATTGAGTATGCCATCACTGGCAGAGACATGGAATCCCTTAATATATATCTTCTGGAAGTAGGCCGGATACCATTGCTGACTATTGATGAGGAAGTCCGGCTCGCTATAAGAGTCATGGACGGAGATCAGGCTGCGCTGGATTGTTTAGTAAAAACCAACCTGAGGTTTGTAATTTCAGTAGCAAAACAATATCAGCACCGCGGGCTGAGTCTTGGAGACTTAATCAATGAAGGGAATCTGGGTTTGATTAAAGCCGCTTCGCGCTTTGACAATACCAAAGGATTCAGATTTATTTCATTTGCAGTATGGTGGATCAGACAAGCTATAATGCTCGCCATTTCCCAGCAGACGCGTATTATTCGTTTACCAATAAATATGATCAACTCTATTACTAAAATAAATGGTACTATATCCTGTTTGGAACAGCGTTTGGAACGTCTGCCAACCGCTGATGAAATTGCGGGAGAAATGGACATTAAAACTCAGCAGGTAGCCGGCTATTTAAGTAAGGTACGCAGGTGTATGTCATTGGATGAAATCTTAAAACCCGACTTTAGCAATACATTACTGGAAGTAACACCAGCTCATCAGCCTTATCCTGATCATTTACTTATTCTCGATTCCGATAGAATAGAAGCCAGTCAGCTTTTAAAGATTTTAACCCGGAGAGAAGAAAAGGTGCTGAGTTTATTTTTTGGTTTAGAAGGAGTGCACCCGCTGTCACTCGATGATATTGCATTGATTTTCAAATTAAGCAGGGAGCGTATCAGGCAGTTAAAAGATGGTGGAATAAAAAAACTGAGATTAAAGCTCCACAAAGGAAAAGTCTATCATAAAACCAGAAATTCATAA